The following proteins are encoded in a genomic region of Saccharopolyspora antimicrobica:
- a CDS encoding beta-N-acetylhexosaminidase has product MTWDSLLPRPVLVRPAAGVLELDHNTTVGGEPTTADWFRRHVGAATGLQLADDERPTIEFRVDASESVPGGYRVQVRPDGVEVVAHDTAGAHHAAQTLRQLLDPSAYRSALIHYRRFVLPCGEVEDRPRFSWRGCHLDVARHFLPKREVLRFIELLAVHKLNVLHLHLTDDQGWRFEVPRYPELTRVGGWRHRSMVGRGPEPEFDSRPHGGFYTSDDLREIVAHAARHHITVVPEVDVPGHSTAAIAAYPELGNGVRPEVWQSWGISTDLLNTDPATTDFYRAVLDHLMEVFPSPVICIGGDEVPGITPEHGVFLRELIEHVHARGRRASGWDELLETVDPLPAGTIIAAWRDEEAAVRAAERGHDVVLCPESHFYFDHRQSDHPDEPIPVGFLTTLEKVYGYQPRPDVLGVQAQVWTEHLDTPRRVDYAAFPRLSAFAEVAWSQETDLADFQRRLVDHHLPRLDACGVEYRPLGGPHPWQTRPGVPGRPR; this is encoded by the coding sequence ATGACTTGGGACTCGCTGCTGCCGCGCCCGGTGCTGGTCCGGCCCGCGGCCGGAGTGCTGGAGCTGGACCACAACACCACGGTCGGCGGGGAACCCACCACCGCCGACTGGTTCCGCCGCCACGTCGGGGCGGCGACCGGGCTGCAGCTGGCCGACGACGAGCGGCCGACGATCGAATTCCGCGTCGACGCGAGCGAATCGGTGCCGGGCGGCTATCGCGTGCAGGTCCGGCCGGACGGCGTCGAGGTCGTCGCGCACGACACCGCGGGCGCGCACCACGCGGCGCAGACGCTGCGGCAGCTGCTGGACCCGTCGGCGTACCGGTCGGCGCTGATCCACTACCGGCGGTTCGTGCTGCCGTGCGGGGAGGTCGAGGACCGGCCGCGCTTCTCCTGGCGCGGCTGCCACCTCGACGTCGCCCGCCACTTCCTGCCCAAGCGGGAGGTGCTGCGCTTCATCGAGCTGCTGGCGGTGCACAAGCTCAACGTGCTGCACCTGCACCTCACCGACGACCAGGGCTGGCGGTTCGAGGTGCCGCGCTACCCGGAGCTCACCCGGGTCGGCGGCTGGCGGCACCGGTCGATGGTCGGGCGCGGCCCGGAACCGGAGTTCGACTCCCGCCCGCACGGCGGCTTCTACACCTCCGACGACCTGCGCGAGATCGTCGCCCACGCGGCCCGCCACCACATCACCGTGGTGCCGGAGGTCGACGTGCCCGGCCACAGCACGGCCGCCATCGCCGCCTACCCGGAACTGGGCAACGGCGTGCGCCCCGAGGTCTGGCAGTCCTGGGGCATCAGCACCGACCTGCTCAACACCGACCCGGCGACCACGGACTTCTACCGCGCCGTGCTGGATCACCTGATGGAGGTGTTCCCGTCGCCGGTGATCTGCATCGGTGGCGACGAGGTCCCCGGCATCACCCCGGAGCACGGCGTGTTCCTGCGCGAGCTCATCGAGCACGTGCACGCGCGCGGCCGCCGCGCCTCGGGCTGGGACGAACTGCTGGAGACGGTGGACCCGCTGCCCGCGGGCACCATCATCGCGGCGTGGCGGGACGAGGAAGCAGCGGTGCGCGCCGCCGAACGCGGCCACGACGTCGTGCTGTGCCCGGAGAGCCACTTCTACTTCGACCACCGCCAGTCCGACCACCCCGACGAACCGATCCCGGTGGGCTTCCTGACCACGCTGGAGAAGGTCTACGGCTACCAGCCGCGACCGGACGTCCTCGGCGTCCAGGCCCAGGTGTGGACCGAGCACCTGGACACCCCGCGCCGGGTGGACTACGCGGCGTTCCCCCGCCTGTCGGCCTTCGCCGAGGTGGCCTGGAGCCAGGAGACCGACCTCGCCGACTTCCAGCGCAGGCTGGTCGACCACCACCTGCCCCGCCTGGACGCCTGCGGCGTCGAGTACCGCCCGCTCGGCGGCCCCCACCCCTGGCAGACCCGCCCCGGCGTACCCGGCAGGCCCCGCTGA
- a CDS encoding SRPBCC family protein, whose protein sequence is MAQNEFSVSSSTVVNAPAEAVFAVLADPRKHSVIDGSGTVQGEISGPERLVLGSKFGMRMRRGIGYRITNTVVEYEENRLIAWRHMLPARWRYELEPEGDSATRVTETFDYAAMLPKLVARTGLPGQNLRSIEATLQRLKSHVEENRG, encoded by the coding sequence ATGGCGCAGAACGAGTTCTCGGTGTCCAGCAGCACGGTCGTGAACGCTCCGGCCGAGGCGGTGTTCGCGGTGCTGGCCGATCCGCGGAAGCATTCGGTCATCGATGGTTCCGGCACCGTGCAGGGGGAGATCAGCGGACCGGAGCGGTTGGTGCTCGGGTCGAAGTTCGGCATGCGGATGCGCCGGGGCATCGGCTACCGGATCACCAACACCGTGGTGGAGTACGAGGAGAACCGGCTGATCGCCTGGCGGCACATGCTGCCCGCCCGCTGGCGCTACGAGCTGGAGCCGGAGGGCGATTCCGCGACCAGGGTCACCGAGACCTTCGACTACGCGGCGATGCTGCCGAAGCTGGTCGCCCGGACCGGACTGCCCGGGCAGAACCTCCGCTCGATCGAAGCCACCCTGCAACGCCTGAAGTCCCACGTCGAGGAGAACCGGGGCTGA
- a CDS encoding helix-turn-helix transcriptional regulator, which translates to MERNELADFLRRRRALLQPENVGVPAGGRRRTPGLRRFEVAQLAGMSPDYYARLEQGRGPQPSLTMLTALARALRLTIDERDHLFRLAGHHAPPRIGGDEHVSRGLLRLLDGLPGLPALIASDLNIVLAQNPMADALLGEQAHFHGLARSCTYRWFTDPEMRGRYPAEDHEHESRAQVDDLRATLAVRPADPMAGKLVGALRAESAEFAELWGRHDVVVRRSDRKRILHPAVGLIELDFDILATARQDQRLIVYSPAPGSAAVSQLELLAVLGQERFTPSRTDPRSEARTDRHLPD; encoded by the coding sequence GTGGAACGGAACGAACTCGCAGACTTCCTCCGGCGCCGACGTGCGCTGCTCCAGCCGGAGAACGTCGGTGTTCCGGCCGGGGGGCGACGTCGGACACCGGGGCTTCGGCGCTTCGAAGTCGCCCAGCTCGCCGGTATGTCACCGGACTACTACGCCAGGCTCGAGCAGGGACGCGGACCGCAACCGTCGCTCACGATGCTCACCGCGTTGGCCCGCGCGCTGCGGTTGACGATCGACGAACGCGACCACCTCTTCCGCCTCGCCGGTCACCACGCTCCGCCTCGCATCGGTGGTGACGAGCACGTCAGCCGCGGCCTCCTCCGGCTGCTGGACGGGTTGCCGGGCCTGCCCGCCCTGATCGCCTCCGACCTGAACATCGTGCTCGCCCAGAACCCGATGGCGGATGCGCTGTTGGGGGAGCAGGCCCATTTCCACGGCCTCGCGCGCAGCTGCACCTACCGGTGGTTCACCGACCCGGAGATGCGCGGGCGTTATCCCGCCGAGGACCACGAGCACGAGAGCCGTGCACAGGTGGACGACCTGCGTGCGACCCTCGCCGTCCGTCCGGCTGATCCCATGGCGGGCAAGCTGGTCGGGGCGTTGCGCGCGGAGAGCGCGGAGTTCGCCGAGCTCTGGGGCCGGCACGACGTCGTGGTCCGTCGCAGCGACCGCAAGCGCATCCTGCACCCCGCGGTCGGACTCATCGAGCTGGATTTCGACATCCTCGCGACGGCCCGGCAGGACCAACGCCTGATCGTCTACTCACCCGCGCCGGGCAGCGCCGCGGTCTCGCAGCTGGAGCTGCTGGCCGTGCTCGGCCAGGAACGTTTCACCCCGTCCCGGACCGACCCGCGCAGCGAAGCGCGGACGGACCGGCACCTCCCGGACTAG
- a CDS encoding alanine/glycine:cation symporter family protein, with translation MLRTTPAERFYVEALNDAIVALNDTFWLYLIIPVLAVLSLYFTFRSGAVQIRMIPEMVRAMVGKAETAEDGKKAISSFQAFAISAAARIGTGNIAGVATAIALGGPGAVFWMWIMGLVVGAASFVESTLAQLYKVRDKSGFRGGPAYYMLHGLRAKWMGVLFAVVITVTFGFVFNAVQSNTIVGAIMTSVEATGATGMSWLEPVLGLALVAVTAAVIFGGVRRIAHVAQLLVPFMAGLYMILGLVIVVLNIDALPSVFGQIFANAFGFEEMAAGGVGAAIVQGVRRGMFSNEAGLGSAPNAGATASVSHPVKQGLVQTLGVYVDTLLVCSTTAFIVLLSNPTYGENRGPTMTQEALQFNLGNWSLHLLTLIILLVAFTSVLGNYFYGESNVGFLTQNRAVLTGYRWVVLVVTFLGAIGSSDLVWNLADTTMGLMALVNLAAIAPLSAIAFKLLKDYNEQRKQGLDPVFTRDRLPELTGVECWEPKATEPERTSAS, from the coding sequence ATGCTCCGCACCACCCCTGCGGAAAGGTTCTACGTGGAAGCGCTCAACGACGCGATCGTCGCGCTGAACGACACGTTCTGGCTCTACCTGATCATCCCAGTGCTGGCCGTGCTCAGCCTTTACTTCACGTTCCGCTCCGGCGCGGTGCAGATCCGGATGATCCCGGAGATGGTCCGCGCGATGGTCGGCAAGGCCGAGACCGCGGAGGACGGCAAGAAGGCGATCTCGTCGTTCCAGGCGTTCGCGATCTCCGCGGCCGCCCGGATCGGCACCGGCAACATCGCTGGCGTGGCCACCGCGATCGCGTTGGGCGGGCCCGGTGCGGTGTTCTGGATGTGGATCATGGGCCTGGTCGTCGGTGCGGCCAGCTTCGTGGAGTCCACCCTGGCCCAGCTGTACAAGGTCCGCGACAAGTCCGGCTTCCGCGGCGGCCCGGCCTACTACATGCTGCACGGCCTGCGCGCCAAGTGGATGGGCGTGCTCTTCGCGGTGGTCATCACGGTCACCTTCGGCTTCGTGTTCAACGCGGTGCAGAGCAACACCATCGTCGGCGCGATCATGACCTCGGTGGAGGCCACCGGCGCGACCGGGATGAGCTGGCTGGAGCCGGTGCTGGGCCTGGCCCTGGTGGCGGTGACCGCCGCGGTCATCTTCGGCGGGGTGCGCCGCATCGCGCACGTCGCGCAGCTGCTGGTGCCGTTCATGGCCGGCCTGTACATGATCCTCGGCCTGGTCATCGTGGTGCTCAACATCGACGCGCTGCCGAGCGTGTTCGGCCAGATCTTCGCCAACGCCTTCGGCTTCGAGGAGATGGCGGCCGGTGGTGTGGGCGCGGCGATCGTGCAGGGCGTGCGGCGCGGCATGTTCTCCAACGAGGCCGGTCTCGGTTCGGCCCCGAACGCCGGTGCCACCGCCTCGGTGAGCCACCCGGTCAAGCAGGGCTTGGTGCAGACCCTCGGCGTCTACGTCGACACCCTGCTGGTGTGCTCGACCACGGCGTTCATCGTGCTGCTGTCCAACCCGACCTACGGCGAGAACCGCGGCCCGACGATGACCCAGGAAGCCCTGCAGTTCAACCTGGGCAACTGGTCGCTGCACCTGCTGACGCTGATCATCCTGCTGGTCGCGTTCACCTCGGTGCTGGGCAACTACTTCTACGGCGAGTCCAACGTCGGCTTCCTGACCCAGAACCGCGCGGTTCTGACCGGCTACCGCTGGGTCGTGCTGGTGGTGACGTTCCTGGGCGCGATCGGTTCCTCGGACCTGGTCTGGAACTTGGCCGACACCACGATGGGCCTGATGGCGCTGGTGAACCTGGCGGCGATCGCGCCGCTGAGCGCGATCGCGTTCAAGCTCCTCAAGGACTACAACGAGCAGCGCAAGCAGGGCCTGGACCCGGTCTTCACCCGGGACCGCCTGCCGGAGCTGACCGGCGTGGAGTGCTGGGAGCCCAAGGCCACCGAGCCGGAGAGGACCTCGGCCAGCTGA
- the uvrA gene encoding excinuclease ABC subunit UvrA: protein MADRLVVRGAREHNLRGIDLDLPRDSLIVFTGLSGSGKSSLAFDTIFAEGQRRYVESLSAYARQFLGQMDKPDVDFIEGLSPAVSIDQKSTSRNPRSTVGTITEVYDYLRLLYARAGKPHCPTCGEAISKQTPQQIVDQVLEMPERAKFQVLAPVVRGRKGEYVDLFEQLQSQGYARARIDGVVHPLDAPPKLKKQEKHDIAVVVDRLTVKAGAKQRLTDSVETALRLADGLVLIEFIDLDEDDPGRERKFSENLACPNGHPLGVDELEPRSFSFNSPYGACPECAGLGIRKEVDPELVVPDEDLSLADGAIAPWAGGHTAEYFTRLLTSLSESIGFRMDTPWRQLTTKVKKAVLHGSNDQVHVRYKNRYGRTRSYYANYEGVIPFLERRLEQTESDFAREKYEGYMRDVPCPACDGTRLKPEILAVTMAGADAGELSIAEVSALSVQECSDFLNGLVLGPREQMIAGAVLKEVQARLGFLLDVGLDYLSLDRAAGTLSGGEAQRIRLATQIGSGLVGVLYVLDEPSIGLHQRDNHRLLETLSRLRDLGNTLIVVEHDEDTVRSADWVVDIGPGAGEHGGQVVHSGTYKKLLENKNSLTGAYLARRKQIPVPELRRVPDRKRQLTVVGAREHNLRKIDVSFPLGCLTAVTGVSGSGKSTLVNDILASVLANKLNGARQVPGRHTRVKGLEHVDKLVQVDQSPIGRTPRSNPATYTGVFDHIRKLFAATTEAKVRGYQPGRFSFNIKGGRCESCAGDGTLKIEMNFLPDVYVPCEVCKGARYNRETLEVHYKGKTIAEVLDMPIEEAATFFEPITAIHRHLKTLVDVGLGYVRLGQPAPTLSGGEAQRVKLASELQKRSTGKTVYILDEPTTGLHFEDIRKLIGVVNGLVDKGNTVIVIEHNLDVIKTADWVLDMGPEGGNGGGMLVAEGTPEDLAATDESHTGRFLAPVLAEV, encoded by the coding sequence GTGGCTGACCGCCTCGTCGTCCGCGGCGCCCGTGAGCACAACCTGCGCGGGATCGACCTCGATCTGCCCCGGGACAGCCTGATCGTGTTCACCGGGCTGTCCGGCTCCGGCAAGTCGAGCCTGGCCTTCGACACCATCTTCGCCGAGGGGCAGCGCCGCTACGTCGAGTCGCTGTCCGCCTACGCCCGGCAGTTCCTCGGCCAGATGGACAAGCCCGACGTGGACTTCATCGAAGGCCTGTCCCCGGCGGTGTCGATCGACCAGAAGTCCACCAGCCGCAACCCGCGGTCCACCGTGGGCACCATCACCGAGGTCTACGACTACCTGCGCCTGCTGTACGCGCGGGCGGGCAAACCGCACTGCCCGACCTGCGGGGAGGCGATCAGCAAGCAGACCCCGCAGCAGATCGTCGACCAGGTCCTGGAGATGCCCGAGCGGGCCAAGTTCCAGGTGCTGGCGCCGGTGGTGCGCGGCCGCAAGGGCGAGTACGTCGACCTGTTCGAGCAGCTGCAGTCGCAGGGCTACGCCCGCGCCCGCATCGACGGCGTGGTGCACCCGCTGGACGCGCCGCCGAAGCTGAAGAAGCAGGAGAAGCACGACATCGCGGTGGTCGTGGACCGGCTCACCGTGAAGGCGGGCGCCAAGCAGCGGCTGACCGACTCGGTGGAGACCGCGCTGCGGCTGGCCGACGGGCTGGTGCTCATCGAGTTCATCGACCTCGACGAGGACGACCCGGGCCGGGAGCGCAAGTTCTCCGAGAACCTGGCCTGCCCGAACGGCCACCCGCTGGGCGTCGACGAGCTGGAGCCGCGCTCCTTCTCCTTCAACTCGCCCTACGGCGCGTGCCCGGAGTGCGCGGGGCTGGGCATCCGCAAGGAGGTCGACCCGGAGCTGGTGGTGCCCGACGAGGACCTGTCGCTGGCCGACGGCGCGATCGCCCCGTGGGCCGGCGGGCACACCGCGGAGTACTTCACCCGGCTGCTGACCTCGCTGTCGGAGTCCATCGGGTTCCGGATGGACACCCCGTGGCGGCAGCTGACCACCAAGGTCAAGAAGGCCGTGCTGCACGGCAGCAACGACCAGGTGCACGTCCGCTACAAGAACCGCTACGGGCGCACCCGCTCCTACTACGCCAACTACGAGGGCGTCATCCCGTTCCTGGAGCGGCGGCTGGAGCAGACCGAGTCCGACTTCGCCCGCGAGAAGTACGAGGGCTACATGCGGGACGTGCCGTGCCCGGCCTGCGACGGCACCCGCCTCAAGCCCGAGATCCTGGCCGTGACCATGGCGGGCGCGGACGCGGGCGAGCTGTCCATCGCCGAGGTCAGCGCGCTGAGCGTGCAGGAGTGCTCGGACTTCCTCAACGGCCTGGTGCTCGGGCCGCGCGAGCAGATGATCGCCGGTGCGGTGCTCAAGGAGGTGCAGGCACGGCTGGGCTTCCTGCTCGACGTGGGCCTGGACTACCTGTCGCTGGACCGCGCGGCCGGTACGCTCTCCGGCGGTGAGGCGCAGCGCATCCGCCTGGCCACCCAGATCGGATCGGGCCTGGTGGGCGTGCTCTACGTGCTCGACGAGCCGTCGATCGGCCTGCACCAGCGCGACAACCACCGGCTGCTGGAGACGCTGAGCCGGCTGCGGGACCTGGGCAACACGCTGATCGTCGTGGAGCACGACGAGGACACCGTGCGCAGCGCGGACTGGGTGGTCGACATCGGCCCCGGCGCGGGCGAGCACGGTGGCCAGGTGGTGCACAGCGGCACCTACAAGAAGCTGCTGGAGAACAAGAACTCGCTGACCGGCGCCTACCTGGCCCGGCGCAAGCAGATCCCGGTGCCGGAGCTGCGCCGCGTCCCCGACCGCAAGCGCCAGCTGACCGTGGTCGGCGCGCGCGAGCACAACCTGCGCAAGATCGACGTGTCGTTCCCGCTGGGCTGCCTGACCGCGGTCACCGGTGTGTCCGGTTCGGGCAAGTCCACGCTGGTCAACGACATCCTCGCGTCGGTGCTGGCGAACAAGCTCAACGGCGCCCGCCAGGTGCCGGGGCGGCACACCCGGGTCAAGGGCCTGGAGCACGTGGACAAGCTGGTGCAGGTCGACCAGTCGCCGATCGGCCGCACCCCGCGGTCGAACCCGGCCACCTACACCGGTGTGTTCGACCACATCCGCAAGCTGTTCGCGGCGACCACCGAGGCGAAGGTGCGCGGCTACCAGCCGGGCCGCTTCTCCTTCAACATCAAGGGCGGCCGCTGCGAGTCCTGCGCGGGCGACGGCACCTTGAAGATCGAGATGAACTTCCTGCCCGACGTCTACGTCCCGTGCGAGGTGTGCAAGGGCGCCCGGTACAACCGGGAGACCCTGGAGGTGCACTACAAGGGCAAGACGATCGCCGAGGTCCTGGACATGCCGATCGAGGAGGCCGCGACGTTCTTCGAGCCGATCACGGCCATCCACCGGCACCTCAAGACGCTGGTGGACGTGGGGCTGGGCTACGTGCGGCTGGGGCAGCCGGCGCCGACGCTGTCCGGTGGTGAGGCGCAGCGCGTGAAGCTGGCCAGCGAGCTGCAGAAGCGCTCCACCGGCAAGACGGTCTACATCCTCGACGAGCCGACCACCGGGCTGCACTTCGAGGACATCCGCAAGCTGATCGGCGTGGTCAACGGCCTGGTGGACAAGGGCAACACGGTGATCGTGATCGAGCACAACCTGGACGTGATCAAGACCGCGGACTGGGTGCTGGACATGGGTCCGGAAGGCGGCAACGGCGGCGGCATGCTGGTGGCCGAAGGCACTCCGGAGGACCTGGCGGCCACTGACGAAAGTCACACCGGCCGATTCCTCGCGCCGGTGCTGGCAGAGGTCTGA
- a CDS encoding maleylpyruvate isomerase family mycothiol-dependent enzyme has protein sequence MADTVLGTGAQLAREVTDQLAAVERATERLLRTVGGLDEVSVRQPSLLPGWSRAHVIAHLARNADGFGNLLIWARTGIEHAMYASGDDRDEAIAEGAQHSYRLLYEDLAASCDRFAHAARELPESAWNAEIADAVGDPMPAHHMLRLRLLEVWVHLVDLDHDVDFADIPPRDAEQLLEDVAQQFGGRPDVPALAVEVDFGDHRRTWELRGTTAPPSRVSGEPGPMLGWLLGRTDASDLHGEAPDLPDWL, from the coding sequence ATGGCTGACACCGTCCTCGGCACCGGCGCGCAGCTCGCGCGCGAAGTAACCGACCAGCTGGCCGCGGTGGAGCGCGCCACCGAGCGGCTGCTGCGGACCGTCGGCGGCCTGGACGAGGTGTCCGTGCGACAGCCCAGCCTGCTGCCCGGCTGGAGCCGCGCGCACGTGATCGCCCACCTGGCCCGCAACGCCGACGGGTTCGGCAACCTGCTGATCTGGGCCCGCACCGGGATCGAGCACGCGATGTACGCCAGCGGCGACGACCGGGACGAGGCCATCGCCGAAGGCGCCCAGCACAGCTACCGCCTCCTGTACGAGGACCTGGCCGCCTCCTGCGACCGCTTCGCGCACGCCGCCCGGGAGCTGCCGGAGAGCGCGTGGAACGCCGAGATCGCCGACGCCGTCGGTGATCCGATGCCCGCCCACCACATGCTGCGGCTGCGCCTGCTGGAGGTGTGGGTGCACCTGGTCGACCTGGACCACGACGTGGACTTCGCCGACATCCCGCCGCGCGACGCCGAACAGCTGCTGGAGGACGTCGCGCAGCAGTTCGGCGGCCGCCCGGACGTCCCGGCCCTGGCGGTGGAGGTCGACTTCGGCGACCACCGCCGCACCTGGGAGCTCCGCGGCACCACGGCCCCGCCGAGCCGCGTCAGCGGCGAACCCGGCCCGATGCTCGGCTGGCTCCTCGGCCGCACCGACGCCTCGGACCTCCACGGCGAAGCCCCCGACCTCCCCGACTGGCTCTGA
- a CDS encoding NACHT domain-containing protein: MELRTFKQLRDHISHGGPEPDNPECKAAVNSLIQAISSQITSVLTDFEIRFTSEHPDVHRPSLNFSNDAIPLWPLFYADSDGNLCLFARWRPNKAPSYLWPNAGVHRQCPEDEATRNALHDFLTPPTSDNAALRYAQDINNDLAGFVERGEEPQLSESDDIVYTWRKATSEGTIQRRDHFRLGPNDERQWRSPAGWVTYQHYLRELANWKMVARRLSYSFHSIDKRLVDDERTRLGWSDSGSIHPVNATVNVTDLDREAPSTKNFSDLISNVDRDVDSNRGTPLVYFITGEAGIGKTRAMVDAAKKRAAEIADSPDKAPNKPLFLYVRSTGQVLDHLQTVINAAVNATQNLNDESVKALCRNGLMVLLIDGFDELLGGSGYADAVGSLAPWLEALGGRGVVVVSSRSSYYLNQYRSSLQKSISKNRPVDARHRIAEIQPWTQEEVTNFVRSYGIDKSEVFRLNEQDRELLHLPFFARAFVEMRLSGEVDDWQAESLPERLLSQYLRREESKLNSDGRHTALLDQQQLRQTFRNIAEIMAQSGEREIDPSDLEYAAEMVVGDLEGQERLRSRLTVLCGLSVDAHDGSSTPRRFTFQHELFYDQFLADAIAQYLPAQGQGHFARMLRESHWRPATVNALIRSGIDQLQEALESLQERDLLERDGNRSEIASSNLGALWAAMISNTKRFPHSVLHGATFEVLDLRDVDCQDGVLRDCVAEELMLPSSLHWDLTLDETQIGQLTLGRADLDLSTLRFANSINVKQMLLAGELAYRPGDIRNRLRERGVESIPADPRDSHNELAESTEHFLSKLEHGGENSIIIRESDSQPATGHKKWTQHYGPDHWKSFIKQLEQAELVSIEPMPASGSKKLRIRFQVTPKIIRENTTGDDRVHAFWEQIRA; the protein is encoded by the coding sequence GTGGAGCTTCGCACCTTCAAACAGCTCCGGGACCACATCAGCCACGGCGGCCCAGAACCCGATAACCCAGAATGCAAGGCTGCAGTCAACAGCCTCATTCAGGCAATCTCCAGCCAGATCACATCAGTCCTCACGGACTTCGAGATTCGCTTCACCAGCGAGCATCCCGACGTACATAGGCCGTCCTTAAACTTTAGTAACGACGCGATTCCCCTATGGCCATTATTCTACGCTGACAGCGACGGAAACCTGTGCCTTTTCGCGCGATGGCGCCCAAATAAGGCACCCAGCTACTTGTGGCCCAATGCCGGTGTACACCGCCAATGCCCCGAGGACGAAGCAACCAGAAACGCCCTCCATGACTTTCTCACTCCACCCACTTCGGACAACGCCGCTTTAAGATACGCCCAGGACATCAATAACGATCTTGCCGGTTTCGTCGAACGCGGCGAAGAACCACAGCTGTCCGAGAGCGACGACATTGTCTACACCTGGCGTAAAGCAACTAGCGAAGGAACAATCCAGAGACGTGACCATTTCCGCCTTGGTCCCAATGACGAACGTCAGTGGCGATCACCCGCAGGTTGGGTTACATACCAGCACTACTTGCGTGAGCTAGCCAATTGGAAAATGGTAGCACGCCGCCTGAGCTATAGCTTCCATAGCATCGACAAGCGACTTGTGGACGATGAACGAACCAGGCTCGGCTGGTCGGACAGCGGGTCGATCCACCCGGTCAACGCAACAGTAAATGTGACAGATCTCGACCGCGAAGCGCCTTCGACCAAGAACTTCTCCGACCTGATAAGCAACGTCGACCGGGATGTAGATTCAAACCGTGGAACCCCATTAGTCTACTTCATTACCGGCGAAGCAGGCATCGGAAAAACCCGTGCCATGGTCGATGCAGCAAAAAAACGTGCCGCAGAAATCGCCGACTCACCGGATAAAGCCCCAAATAAACCTCTCTTCCTCTACGTTCGATCCACCGGGCAAGTTCTCGATCACCTTCAGACCGTCATCAATGCAGCCGTTAACGCCACCCAGAACCTTAATGACGAGTCAGTCAAAGCACTTTGCCGAAACGGGCTCATGGTCCTCCTCATCGACGGTTTCGACGAACTGCTAGGCGGAAGTGGATATGCAGACGCCGTCGGCTCTCTCGCACCCTGGCTCGAAGCACTTGGCGGGCGCGGTGTTGTCGTGGTGTCTTCGCGCTCGTCGTACTATCTCAACCAGTACAGGTCAAGCCTGCAGAAGAGCATCTCCAAAAATAGGCCCGTTGACGCGCGCCACCGGATCGCCGAGATCCAACCGTGGACTCAAGAAGAGGTGACAAATTTCGTACGCTCCTACGGAATCGATAAGTCCGAAGTCTTCAGGCTAAATGAACAGGACAGAGAGCTCCTGCATCTCCCATTTTTTGCCCGCGCATTTGTGGAAATGCGACTGAGTGGCGAGGTTGACGATTGGCAGGCAGAATCGCTGCCGGAGCGTCTGTTAAGCCAGTACTTGCGCCGGGAAGAGAGTAAACTCAACTCCGACGGAAGACATACCGCCCTACTCGACCAGCAACAGCTACGGCAAACATTTCGCAACATCGCTGAGATCATGGCCCAGTCCGGGGAACGGGAGATTGACCCCAGCGATCTCGAATACGCCGCCGAAATGGTGGTCGGCGACCTAGAAGGGCAAGAGAGGCTTCGAAGTCGACTCACGGTACTCTGCGGACTCAGCGTGGACGCACACGATGGCAGCTCGACTCCACGGCGCTTCACTTTTCAACATGAATTGTTCTACGACCAGTTCCTCGCAGATGCCATCGCTCAGTACCTTCCGGCACAGGGTCAAGGCCATTTCGCCAGGATGTTGCGTGAGTCGCACTGGCGCCCAGCTACCGTAAACGCACTTATTCGATCAGGAATCGATCAACTGCAGGAAGCGCTGGAATCACTGCAAGAGCGGGATCTCTTGGAACGAGATGGCAACCGATCCGAGATCGCTTCGTCAAACCTCGGCGCCCTATGGGCGGCCATGATCTCCAACACAAAACGTTTCCCGCATTCCGTACTCCACGGCGCGACCTTCGAGGTGCTCGACCTTCGCGATGTCGACTGCCAGGATGGCGTGCTCCGCGACTGCGTCGCAGAGGAGCTTATGCTTCCTTCTTCGCTACACTGGGACCTCACGCTCGACGAAACACAAATTGGACAACTTACGTTAGGGCGCGCCGACCTAGACCTCTCAACCCTTCGGTTCGCCAATTCAATCAACGTAAAACAAATGCTGCTCGCAGGTGAACTGGCCTACAGGCCGGGCGATATTCGCAACCGGCTGCGCGAACGCGGCGTCGAATCGATCCCCGCCGACCCGCGCGACAGCCACAATGAACTTGCCGAATCCACAGAGCATTTTCTGTCCAAGCTGGAACACGGAGGAGAGAACTCCATCATAATCCGCGAAAGCGATTCCCAGCCGGCTACCGGCCACAAGAAGTGGACTCAACACTACGGGCCCGACCATTGGAAGTCTTTCATCAAGCAGTTAGAACAAGCCGAATTGGTGTCCATCGAACCCATGCCCGCCAGCGGAAGCAAGAAGCTGCGCATTCGCTTCCAGGTTACCCCCAAGATTATCCGCGAGAACACAACCGGTGATGATCGGGTACACGCATTTTGGGAGCAGATAAGGGCATGA